The following are from one region of the Streptomyces decoyicus genome:
- a CDS encoding helix-turn-helix domain-containing protein: MRLVALATADPTHAHWFVHDLLGPLASNSTRVGELRKTLCVYLAEGRSLRAAAGRLHVARNTVTYGVKHAQELLPPTALTDNALELRLALELARSQFG, translated from the coding sequence GTGCGCCTGGTCGCCCTGGCCACCGCCGACCCCACACACGCCCACTGGTTCGTACACGACCTGCTCGGCCCCCTGGCCTCCAACAGCACCCGGGTAGGGGAACTGCGCAAAACCCTGTGCGTGTACCTCGCCGAGGGACGCAGCCTGCGCGCCGCCGCCGGGCGGCTGCACGTGGCCCGCAACACCGTCACCTACGGGGTCAAACACGCCCAGGAACTCCTGCCCCCGACAGCCCTCACGGACAACGCCTTGGAGCTGCGCCTGGCCCTGGAGCTCGCCCGCTCGCAGTTCGGCTGA
- a CDS encoding SRPBCC family protein, with amino-acid sequence MSGIRSTSFRAALFPIPLVLGVLGTAAAPAGAVGSHASHTSHTSHPGKSLTCRGKGVDPDALVRHRTETVINAPLRTAWKLQTDVERWPSWQTPVETVERLDHGPFRKGSAFRWTIPIPPNPSTPATSLEITSTVQQIKPNSCIRWTGPAIGEGLRIDGVHVWNFTKVKGGVRVSTEETHTGAQVEADVPTATKILREGLEAWLRDVKSAAETRAHNRFLQEHA; translated from the coding sequence ATGTCCGGCATCCGCAGCACCAGCTTCCGCGCCGCCCTGTTCCCCATCCCGCTCGTCCTCGGCGTCCTCGGCACCGCTGCCGCACCCGCCGGGGCCGTCGGCTCCCACGCCTCCCACACCTCCCACACCTCCCACCCCGGCAAGTCCCTCACCTGCCGCGGGAAGGGCGTCGACCCCGACGCTCTCGTCCGCCACCGGACCGAGACCGTGATCAACGCCCCGCTGCGCACCGCCTGGAAGCTACAGACCGACGTGGAGCGCTGGCCGTCCTGGCAGACCCCCGTCGAGACCGTGGAACGCCTCGACCACGGCCCCTTCCGCAAGGGTTCGGCATTCAGGTGGACGATCCCGATACCCCCCAACCCCTCGACTCCCGCCACCAGCTTGGAGATCACCTCGACCGTCCAGCAGATCAAGCCCAACTCGTGCATCCGCTGGACCGGCCCCGCGATCGGCGAAGGACTGCGCATCGACGGCGTCCATGTCTGGAACTTCACCAAGGTCAAGGGCGGCGTCCGCGTGAGCACCGAGGAAACCCACACCGGCGCCCAGGTGGAAGCGGACGTTCCCACCGCGACCAAAATCCTCCGCGAGGGCCTCGAAGCCTGGCTGCGCGACGTGAAGTCCGCCGCCGAAACCCGCGCCCACAACCGGTTCCTCCAGGAACACGCGTAG
- a CDS encoding TetR/AcrR family transcriptional regulator: protein MTTTGANTPRERYRTQVRAEITQRAWEQIATAGASALSLNAIAKQMGMSGPALYRYFASRDDLITELVREAYRSLAETLRTASATGADLAGLAHALRDWALADPQRYFLVYGTPIPGYHAPADTTAISSEIMTTLLDACTAVTPGGTATPFGTYLEDHRDWAAGHPASPEALHRFLTFWTRLHGVLSLELAGHFTGMGLDPALLFAAELDDLLAPRP, encoded by the coding sequence ATGACGACAACAGGCGCGAACACCCCGCGGGAGCGCTATCGGACCCAGGTGCGAGCGGAGATCACGCAACGCGCGTGGGAGCAGATCGCCACGGCGGGAGCGTCCGCGCTCTCCCTCAACGCGATCGCCAAGCAGATGGGCATGAGCGGGCCGGCGCTGTACCGCTACTTCGCCAGCCGCGACGACCTGATCACCGAACTCGTCCGGGAGGCGTACCGAAGCCTCGCCGAAACTCTCCGCACGGCCTCCGCCACCGGTGCCGACCTGGCCGGGCTGGCGCACGCCCTGCGCGACTGGGCCCTGGCGGACCCTCAGCGGTACTTCCTCGTCTACGGCACCCCCATCCCCGGCTACCACGCGCCCGCGGACACCACGGCCATCTCCTCCGAGATCATGACGACCCTGCTCGACGCGTGCACGGCGGTCACACCGGGCGGCACCGCGACACCCTTCGGCACCTACCTGGAGGACCACCGGGACTGGGCCGCCGGCCACCCCGCCTCACCCGAGGCCCTCCACCGGTTCCTGACCTTCTGGACCCGCCTCCACGGCGTCCTGTCGTTGGAGCTCGCCGGTCATTTCACCGGCATGGGCCTCGACCCCGCCCTGCTCTTCGCGGCCGAACTGGACGACCTGCTGGCCCCCCGACCCTGA
- a CDS encoding LysR family transcriptional regulator, translating into MATHHRDGSSRTGSCGGRAAQALFIAQPVLSRQIRAFEQELGCLLFTRTTRSVELTPAGRQLYDEARRITTVVDTALRRVHEADRGEQRLVIAFSPGLHVSDAIRAFTASHPKVQIDVFPLRWWEQDAPLRDGRAHVGYLRHPFDDSGLRTVPIGHETKVACLPVTHPLADRHTLTSADLDGEPILDVRTRRTSSLEEKFELIASGQGLALVPLSVAGSYSRPDLVYLPVTDALPVETCLAAPESSCAGPVPDFLDIATATLRRHSGDTELEEAGAASPAADGRRQRTPRPETRRTRRPHTDRVGGTAARRGPWARSPPCPPL; encoded by the coding sequence ATGGCCACCCACCATCGAGACGGGAGTTCGCGGACCGGTTCGTGCGGCGGCCGGGCGGCACAAGCGCTGTTCATCGCGCAGCCGGTCCTCAGCCGGCAGATCCGCGCGTTCGAGCAGGAGTTGGGATGTCTGCTGTTCACGCGGACCACGCGCAGCGTTGAACTGACGCCCGCGGGGCGGCAGCTGTACGACGAAGCGCGAAGGATCACCACGGTGGTGGACACGGCCCTGCGGCGCGTGCACGAGGCCGATCGAGGCGAGCAGCGGCTCGTCATCGCCTTCTCCCCCGGCCTTCACGTGTCGGACGCGATCCGGGCGTTCACGGCGAGCCACCCGAAGGTCCAGATCGATGTCTTTCCGCTGCGCTGGTGGGAGCAGGACGCACCGCTTCGCGACGGCCGAGCCCACGTCGGATACCTCCGGCACCCCTTCGACGATTCGGGGCTGCGCACCGTCCCCATCGGCCACGAGACCAAGGTCGCCTGCCTGCCCGTGACGCATCCACTGGCCGACCGTCACACACTCACGTCGGCCGATCTCGACGGTGAGCCGATCCTCGACGTCAGGACGCGGCGGACGTCCTCATTGGAGGAGAAGTTCGAGCTCATCGCCTCCGGGCAGGGCCTCGCGCTCGTCCCCCTCAGCGTCGCGGGCTCATACTCCCGCCCTGACCTCGTCTACCTGCCCGTGACCGATGCCTTGCCTGTCGAGACCTGCCTGGCGGCACCGGAGAGCAGCTGCGCGGGCCCCGTACCGGACTTCCTGGACATCGCCACCGCAACACTGCGCCGGCACTCCGGCGATACGGAGCTGGAGGAGGCCGGGGCCGCGAGCCCGGCGGCCGACGGCCGACGGCAACGGACGCCAAGGCCGGAAACCCGGCGCACGCGCCGTCCACACACTGACCGAGTAGGCGGAACAGCAGCACGCCGCGGCCCTTGGGCGAGATCACCGCCATGTCCGCCTTTGTGA
- a CDS encoding MDR family MFS transporter has protein sequence MVRLLVLATFVVILNETILINAIPRLMESLHVTQQSAQWVSTAFMLTMAAVIPVTGWFLQRVTTRQAYAIAMGVFLAGTALSAVAPSFEVLLLGRIVQAAGTAVMMPLLMTTLMIVVPEQDRGRVMGNVTLAISVAPALGPAVSGLILQVGSWRMLFVAVLPIAALVTLFGLRKVDNISEPQVSSIDWLSVSVAALGFGGLVYGLSLLGETGGRVGLGIGIVVAGVAAIAVFVIRQLKLQRTGVPLMDLRTLGHRTFGLSLALISIGFLAMLGSMILLPLYLQNMRGLSPLETGLLVMPGGLAMGLLGPTVGKMFDRFGSRPLVLPGSIGMVIALGGFTQVSMTMPYWQVLGLHALLMVSLAATFTPVFTLGMGVLPPHLYSHGSSMLGTLQQVAAAFGTALVVTVMTARTGHLVADGVAAAPAELSGMKLAFGVAAALALVTIVVAAKLPRRIVAAGAQDGSVAEQPTGS, from the coding sequence GTGGTGCGGCTGCTGGTGCTGGCCACGTTCGTGGTGATCCTGAACGAGACGATCTTGATCAACGCCATCCCGAGGTTGATGGAGTCGTTGCACGTCACCCAACAGTCGGCGCAGTGGGTATCCACCGCGTTCATGCTGACCATGGCCGCCGTGATTCCGGTCACCGGCTGGTTCCTCCAGCGGGTCACCACCCGCCAGGCCTACGCCATCGCGATGGGCGTGTTCCTCGCCGGTACCGCTCTGTCAGCCGTCGCGCCGTCCTTCGAGGTGCTGCTGCTGGGTCGGATCGTGCAGGCCGCAGGTACAGCCGTGATGATGCCCCTGCTGATGACCACGTTGATGATCGTGGTGCCTGAGCAGGACCGCGGTCGGGTGATGGGCAACGTCACTCTGGCGATCTCGGTGGCGCCCGCGCTCGGACCTGCCGTGTCCGGGCTGATCCTCCAGGTCGGCTCCTGGCGAATGCTGTTCGTGGCCGTCCTGCCGATCGCCGCTCTGGTGACCCTGTTCGGGCTGCGCAAGGTCGACAACATCAGCGAGCCGCAGGTGAGCTCCATCGACTGGCTCAGTGTCTCCGTGGCGGCGCTCGGCTTCGGCGGCCTGGTGTACGGCCTGAGCCTCCTCGGCGAAACCGGTGGCAGGGTCGGGCTCGGCATCGGCATCGTCGTCGCCGGGGTCGCGGCAATCGCGGTTTTCGTGATCCGCCAGCTCAAGCTGCAACGCACCGGCGTGCCGCTGATGGACCTGCGCACCCTCGGGCACCGCACCTTCGGCCTGTCCTTGGCCCTCATATCCATCGGCTTCCTGGCGATGCTCGGGTCGATGATCCTGCTGCCGCTGTACCTGCAGAACATGCGCGGGCTCAGCCCGCTGGAGACCGGCCTGCTGGTCATGCCGGGCGGTCTGGCCATGGGGCTGCTCGGACCGACCGTGGGAAAGATGTTCGACCGGTTCGGCAGTCGGCCGCTGGTACTGCCCGGCTCGATCGGCATGGTGATCGCCCTCGGCGGTTTCACCCAGGTCTCGATGACGATGCCGTACTGGCAAGTGCTGGGACTGCACGCGCTGCTGATGGTGAGCCTTGCGGCGACCTTCACTCCCGTCTTCACGCTTGGCATGGGCGTGCTTCCCCCGCATCTGTACTCGCACGGCAGCTCGATGCTCGGGACGTTGCAGCAAGTCGCCGCAGCGTTCGGGACCGCGCTTGTGGTGACCGTGATGACCGCGCGCACCGGTCACCTGGTCGCCGACGGCGTCGCCGCCGCGCCCGCAGAGCTGAGCGGGATGAAGCTGGCCTTCGGTGTCGCCGCCGCTCTCGCCTTGGTGACCATCGTCGTTGCCGCGAAACTGCCGCGCCGGATCGTTGCCGCCGGCGCCCAGGACGGCAGCGTCGCGGAGCAGCCCACCGGATCATGA
- a CDS encoding amidohydrolase family protein, producing the protein MSTHAARMPPYELHCHLDGSVRPGTVADLARKQGIALDRPVEDLVVASAHCGSLTTFLPHIDPTSPPLQVLRTPTPDTLTRIRTRTRTARELVEDWKTDGDVHGEVRFTPQLHVRHGMTPDEAVQAVADGLAQDRVTTGVRPGLLLCCMRHQSPDESVAVAEPALRHRGVVAGLDLAGHETCRPPSLIGRLRPHPPCRPALPRTRRRCRGS; encoded by the coding sequence ATGAGCACCCACGCCGCGCGGATGCCGCCCTACGAACTGCACTGCCACCTCGACGGCTCCGTCCGTCCGGGCACCGTCGCCGACCTCGCCCGCAAACAGGGCATCGCCCTCGACCGGCCGGTCGAGGACCTGGTCGTGGCGTCGGCCCACTGCGGAAGCCTGACCACCTTCCTGCCCCACATCGACCCCACATCGCCCCCCTTGCAGGTCCTACGGACTCCGACTCCCGACACCCTCACCCGCATCCGCACCCGCACCCGCACCGCCCGAGAACTGGTCGAGGACTGGAAGACGGACGGCGACGTCCACGGCGAAGTCCGCTTCACCCCGCAACTGCACGTCCGCCACGGCATGACCCCCGACGAAGCCGTCCAAGCGGTGGCCGATGGACTGGCCCAGGACCGGGTCACCACCGGCGTGCGCCCCGGGCTGCTGCTGTGCTGCATGCGCCACCAGAGTCCGGACGAAAGCGTCGCCGTCGCCGAGCCCGCCCTGCGGCACCGAGGCGTCGTCGCCGGCCTCGACCTCGCCGGTCACGAGACCTGTAGACCGCCGAGCCTCATCGGTCGCCTTCGACCTCACCCACCGTGTCGGCCTGCCCTGCCCCGTACACGCCGGAGATGCCGCGGGTCGTGA
- a CDS encoding AAA family ATPase, which translates to MGNSVWSGATENSVASHEESALRPRGLVDLRGPGDIPARLSYPAGAVVVVSGLPGSGKSTLLRRWSRAAAAVIDPRAVHVACEAAMPARLPYAVYRPWVRWRYFRWLRTAVRDGESLLVHDCGGRPWMRRWLARSAGRQGRELHLVVLDVGVTEALSGQEARGRWAPQRAFARHHRGLDRLLKALSGPGAPQPRAPWTADEAETPSASAHTLGFPGPPAQSTDPAAGPVPEAISVVLLDRGSREQVAAVEFVSAQVQPPAQLLGDRTVPRPA; encoded by the coding sequence GTGGGCAATTCGGTCTGGTCGGGCGCGACGGAGAACTCCGTTGCTTCGCATGAGGAGTCGGCATTGCGGCCGCGAGGACTGGTGGATCTGCGGGGCCCGGGAGACATTCCCGCGCGGTTGTCGTATCCCGCGGGGGCGGTGGTGGTGGTCTCCGGATTGCCCGGGAGCGGTAAGAGCACCCTGCTGCGACGTTGGTCCAGGGCCGCCGCGGCCGTCATAGATCCGCGAGCCGTCCACGTCGCCTGTGAGGCGGCGATGCCGGCCCGGCTGCCGTACGCGGTGTATCGGCCCTGGGTGCGGTGGAGGTACTTCCGGTGGCTGCGTACGGCGGTACGCGACGGCGAGTCCCTGCTGGTCCACGACTGCGGTGGGCGCCCGTGGATGCGCCGGTGGCTGGCCAGAAGTGCCGGACGTCAAGGACGCGAACTGCACCTGGTGGTGCTGGACGTAGGGGTGACCGAGGCGCTCTCGGGCCAGGAAGCCCGAGGCCGGTGGGCCCCGCAACGCGCCTTCGCCCGGCATCACCGGGGCCTGGACCGCTTGCTCAAGGCTCTGTCCGGACCCGGCGCGCCACAGCCACGTGCCCCATGGACGGCCGACGAAGCCGAGACTCCATCAGCATCAGCACATACCCTCGGGTTCCCGGGGCCGCCCGCACAATCGACGGACCCAGCCGCCGGCCCGGTACCAGAGGCCATATCAGTGGTCCTGCTGGATCGCGGTTCGCGGGAGCAGGTGGCGGCAGTGGAGTTCGTCTCCGCACAGGTCCAGCCGCCGGCACAGCTGTTGGGCGACAGAACAGTGCCCCGGCCGGCCTGA
- a CDS encoding AI-2E family transporter has translation MGERPGRPGEATEVSPTLRVAAAYGWRLIIVGAAVYAIFAALGRFQLVTLAVFLAMVLTALLEPLVSLLNRWVPRSWAVAAGLLIGIVLLFGVLSLIGANVAGEWQGLRREFVGGVARIERWLEGPPFRLRPGTLSDVQERVSRFVSSHRASLISTALSGVSQLVEVLAVGALSLFCSVFFLHSGDRMWTWFGSQLPRRGRRPVRVAGRAAWVTFTGYTRGIVVVAASNAVLVGVGLFALGVPLAVPLAVLEFFAAFIPLVGSPVALAVAAVVALAAKGPLVAAVVVLLIVVIGQIEGHVLHPLVMSRAVRMHPVVVALSVVCGSVTAGVPGAVVAVPLISVAWSVYGVLRAHPPPPAPSTSPGR, from the coding sequence GTGGGCGAGAGGCCGGGCCGTCCGGGGGAGGCCACCGAAGTCTCTCCGACGCTGCGGGTGGCGGCGGCGTATGGCTGGCGCCTGATCATCGTGGGTGCGGCCGTCTACGCGATCTTCGCGGCGCTGGGACGCTTCCAACTGGTGACGCTGGCGGTGTTCCTGGCCATGGTGCTGACGGCTCTTCTGGAACCCCTGGTCAGTCTCCTGAATCGCTGGGTACCACGCTCGTGGGCGGTAGCGGCCGGTCTGCTGATCGGCATTGTGCTGCTCTTCGGCGTCCTGAGCCTGATCGGGGCGAATGTCGCCGGTGAGTGGCAGGGGCTGCGCCGGGAGTTCGTCGGAGGCGTGGCCAGGATCGAGCGTTGGCTCGAAGGTCCGCCATTCCGCCTGCGCCCGGGGACTCTCTCGGATGTGCAGGAGCGGGTGTCGCGATTCGTGTCGAGCCACCGTGCGAGTCTGATCAGCACCGCGCTCAGCGGCGTGAGCCAGCTCGTGGAAGTCCTGGCGGTGGGGGCGCTGTCGCTGTTCTGCTCGGTTTTCTTTCTGCATTCGGGCGACCGGATGTGGACGTGGTTCGGCAGCCAGCTGCCGCGGCGCGGGCGTCGGCCCGTGCGTGTCGCGGGGCGTGCCGCGTGGGTGACCTTCACGGGGTACACCCGCGGGATCGTGGTGGTGGCCGCGAGCAATGCGGTCCTGGTGGGAGTAGGGCTCTTCGCCCTGGGGGTGCCCCTCGCCGTCCCACTCGCCGTACTGGAGTTCTTCGCCGCATTCATCCCGCTGGTGGGTTCGCCGGTGGCGCTGGCCGTGGCCGCCGTGGTGGCACTGGCCGCGAAGGGGCCGCTGGTGGCCGCGGTCGTCGTGCTGCTGATCGTCGTCATCGGACAGATCGAAGGACATGTGCTGCACCCCCTCGTGATGAGCCGGGCCGTCCGCATGCACCCGGTGGTGGTGGCGCTCTCGGTCGTCTGCGGCAGCGTCACGGCAGGCGTGCCCGGAGCGGTCGTCGCCGTACCGCTGATCTCGGTGGCCTGGTCCGTGTACGGCGTGCTGCGTGCCCACCCGCCCCCGCCCGCGCCCTCGACCTCCCCGGGACGCTGA
- a CDS encoding DUF6596 domain-containing protein, with protein MRDVEALKAELREAGAWVFAGGLHAPSTATVVRVKDDEMLTTDGPYIEGKEHIGGFTVIQAPDLDAALEWGRKLARATTLPIETESRRAARTGPDGDLVLLADQDRGRWDHGLIAEGHALVRRCLRRNQPGPYQIQAAINSVHSNAPTAAVTDWRQILQLYDQLLSFDPSPVVALNRAVAVAEVRGPEEALALVDSLTLDRFHVFHAVRAELLRRLDRNAEAGLAYDKALARTENAAERDFLRRGRQALPGESGGRGRQ; from the coding sequence ATGCGGGACGTCGAGGCCCTGAAGGCCGAGCTGAGGGAGGCCGGCGCCTGGGTGTTCGCCGGAGGTCTGCACGCGCCGAGCACGGCCACCGTGGTGCGGGTGAAGGACGACGAGATGCTGACGACCGACGGGCCGTACATCGAGGGCAAGGAGCACATCGGCGGCTTCACCGTCATCCAGGCACCCGATCTCGATGCCGCGCTCGAATGGGGCCGCAAGCTCGCCCGTGCCACCACCCTCCCCATCGAGACCGAATCGCGCCGCGCCGCCCGCACCGGCCCGGACGGCGACCTCGTGCTGCTGGCCGACCAGGACCGCGGCCGCTGGGACCACGGCCTCATCGCGGAGGGCCACGCCCTCGTGCGCCGGTGCCTACGACGCAACCAGCCGGGTCCGTACCAGATCCAGGCGGCGATCAACTCGGTCCACAGCAACGCGCCGACCGCGGCGGTCACCGACTGGCGCCAGATCCTCCAGCTGTACGACCAGTTGCTCTCCTTCGACCCGAGCCCCGTCGTGGCCCTCAACCGTGCGGTCGCGGTGGCCGAGGTCCGGGGGCCGGAGGAGGCGCTCGCCCTTGTCGACAGCCTCACCCTCGACCGCTTCCACGTGTTCCACGCCGTCCGCGCCGAGCTGCTCCGCCGCCTCGACCGCAACGCAGAGGCCGGCCTGGCGTACGACAAGGCGCTCGCCCGCACCGAGAACGCGGCGGAGCGTGACTTTCTGCGGCGCGGTCGTCAAGCCCTCCCCGGGGAGAGCGGAGGCCGAGGCCGGCAGTGA
- a CDS encoding SpoIIE family protein phosphatase translates to MPEDLAVSAAPVDTGAAPASRPPSPGSGRPDSVPPEDPAPPGRGTTRPGPDPDAAERPAEGVRDEAEQAPGTPTDRLRYLEAATRRIARGIDLDETLRELCRAAIPTFADAILVHLRDPLPAGEGQPAEPLVLRLHSIAQGPEDSVTAAPPGAADFVQLTVTGRFAELLLTGRPVFGDAPETAPAVTELLEPVASMPTSPSPGRRLIIAPLYGRRRLMGTVALLRGAGRIAFTGDDLLVASQLATHTAFGVDKAALYGHEASIADALQLTMLPSSLPETTGVRLASRYLPAAETSQVGGDWYDAIPLPGNRVALVVGDVMGHSMTSAAIMGQLRTTVQTLAGLDLPPEEVLHHLDEQAQRLGSEHMATCLYAVYDPISQRLLVADAGHLPPVLLHPDGSGEVLRIPPGAPIGVGGVPFESVEMPAPTGATLLLYTDGLVESRGRDVWTGVELLCDRLQAAAAVVASPPLEMLCDAVLTILDQDARDDDVALLAARFDGFPPRNVAYWFLNPEPQTAGRARQLTRRALHRWGLDPLLDTTELLVSEVVTNAVRYANRPIALRLLRTDVLRCEVGDDSPQVPRMRRAQTGDEGGRGLFLVDRLAQRWGATRLSTGKVVWFEQPIPEEYRPNGRDAP, encoded by the coding sequence GTGCCCGAGGACCTGGCAGTGAGCGCGGCGCCCGTGGACACGGGCGCGGCCCCGGCATCCCGGCCGCCGTCTCCCGGAAGCGGCCGTCCCGACAGCGTGCCCCCGGAGGACCCCGCCCCGCCCGGCCGCGGCACCACCCGGCCGGGCCCGGACCCGGACGCCGCCGAGCGCCCCGCGGAGGGCGTCCGGGACGAGGCGGAGCAGGCCCCCGGCACACCGACCGACCGGCTTCGGTACCTCGAAGCCGCCACGCGGCGGATCGCCCGGGGAATCGACCTGGACGAAACCCTCCGGGAACTGTGCCGGGCAGCGATCCCCACGTTCGCCGACGCGATCCTCGTCCACCTGCGTGATCCACTTCCGGCCGGGGAGGGGCAGCCGGCCGAGCCGCTTGTCCTGCGGCTGCACAGCATCGCTCAGGGGCCGGAGGATTCGGTCACCGCAGCGCCTCCGGGAGCCGCGGACTTCGTGCAGCTGACGGTCACCGGCCGGTTCGCCGAGCTACTGCTGACCGGGCGTCCCGTGTTCGGCGACGCCCCGGAGACCGCGCCCGCGGTGACCGAACTGCTGGAGCCGGTGGCGAGCATGCCGACGTCACCGTCACCCGGCCGACGGCTGATCATCGCCCCGCTGTACGGCCGCCGGCGCCTCATGGGAACCGTCGCCCTGCTGCGCGGCGCGGGGCGGATCGCCTTCACGGGGGACGACCTCCTCGTCGCCTCCCAGCTCGCCACCCACACCGCCTTCGGCGTCGACAAAGCGGCGCTCTACGGGCACGAAGCCTCGATCGCCGACGCGCTCCAGCTCACGATGCTGCCCTCCTCGCTCCCCGAGACCACGGGTGTCCGGCTGGCGAGCCGGTACCTGCCGGCCGCCGAGACCTCCCAGGTGGGCGGCGACTGGTACGACGCGATCCCGCTGCCCGGCAACCGCGTCGCGCTGGTCGTCGGTGACGTGATGGGCCACTCCATGACCTCCGCCGCGATCATGGGGCAGCTGCGCACCACCGTGCAGACCCTCGCCGGGCTCGACCTGCCGCCGGAAGAGGTCCTGCACCACCTCGACGAGCAGGCCCAGCGTCTCGGCAGCGAGCACATGGCGACCTGCCTCTACGCCGTCTACGACCCCATATCGCAGCGGCTGCTGGTGGCCGACGCGGGCCATCTGCCCCCCGTACTCCTGCACCCGGACGGGTCGGGCGAAGTACTCCGGATCCCGCCCGGCGCGCCGATCGGTGTGGGCGGCGTCCCCTTCGAATCCGTGGAGATGCCCGCGCCCACGGGAGCGACCCTGCTCCTGTACACCGACGGTCTCGTCGAGTCCCGGGGCAGGGACGTCTGGACAGGAGTGGAGCTGCTGTGCGACCGCCTGCAAGCCGCTGCCGCCGTGGTCGCCTCCCCGCCGCTGGAAATGCTCTGCGACGCGGTGCTGACCATCCTGGACCAGGACGCCCGGGACGACGATGTCGCGCTGCTCGCCGCCCGGTTCGACGGTTTTCCGCCGCGCAATGTCGCGTACTGGTTCCTCAACCCCGAGCCGCAAACGGCCGGCCGGGCCCGGCAACTGACCCGCAGAGCGCTGCACCGCTGGGGCCTGGACCCACTGCTCGATACGACCGAGCTCCTGGTCAGCGAGGTGGTGACGAACGCGGTGCGCTACGCCAACCGGCCGATCGCGCTGCGGCTCCTTCGCACCGATGTGCTCCGCTGCGAAGTGGGCGACGATTCACCGCAGGTACCCCGGATGCGACGAGCTCAGACGGGTGACGAGGGCGGACGCGGTCTGTTCCTGGTCGACCGGCTCGCGCAGCGCTGGGGAGCGACACGACTGAGCACCGGCAAGGTCGTCTGGTTCGAGCAGCCGATCCCCGAGGAATACCGCCCGAACGGACGGGATGCGCCGTAA
- a CDS encoding class I SAM-dependent DNA methyltransferase, translated as MSEGFLETGYESDEAAPEGTRPDREGQAEAFDAIGDRYDEAFPYKKGQLTAAEWLIRALPAGSRVLDLGCGTGLPTARQLVDAGFEVVGVDLSRGMVDLAREYVPRATFHRLDIADLGPDGAHDLGRFDAVAAFFSLLMLPRAEIPGALRTIHGLLVPGGLFTLSMVEADVDYFTIPFLGNTIRVSGYLRDDLRTVIEEADFEIVEESSYTYAPAISDVPPEEQLFLNCSRRG; from the coding sequence GTGAGCGAAGGATTTCTGGAGACCGGATACGAGAGCGATGAGGCCGCCCCCGAGGGCACACGGCCCGATCGGGAGGGGCAGGCCGAGGCGTTCGACGCGATCGGCGACCGCTACGACGAGGCGTTCCCGTACAAGAAGGGGCAGCTCACCGCCGCCGAGTGGCTGATCAGGGCGCTGCCCGCCGGGTCCCGCGTGCTGGATCTGGGCTGTGGAACCGGCCTCCCGACCGCCCGGCAGCTGGTGGACGCGGGGTTCGAGGTGGTCGGCGTGGACCTGTCCCGGGGGATGGTGGACCTCGCCCGGGAATATGTGCCCCGTGCAACGTTCCACCGGCTCGACATCGCCGACCTGGGACCCGACGGCGCCCACGACCTGGGACGTTTCGACGCGGTCGCGGCCTTTTTCTCCCTGCTGATGCTGCCGCGCGCCGAGATCCCCGGGGCGCTGCGGACGATCCACGGCCTGCTGGTTCCCGGTGGCCTGTTCACCCTGTCGATGGTGGAGGCCGATGTGGACTACTTCACGATCCCGTTCCTCGGCAACACCATCCGGGTGTCCGGCTACCTGCGGGACGACCTGCGCACGGTCATCGAGGAGGCGGACTTCGAGATCGTCGAGGAGTCCTCGTACACGTACGCCCCCGCGATCTCGGACGTGCCGCCCGAGGAACAGCTTTTCCTCAACTGCTCGCGACGCGGCTGA